The proteins below come from a single Eubacterium limosum genomic window:
- a CDS encoding HAD hydrolase-like protein: protein MKEYTAIIFDLDGTLLDTSEGIYNAVRSTEKIMHFTPVDDTTLPEYVGPPTLFSYKKHYDIDDDTAKRAVVHHRKYQSEQGVKEARPYDGMPDLLAMLKESGHKLGVATLKRQDITEATLEAANMLHCFDSVRGIDMAESLTKSDIINLVLEDLSVKPENAVLIGDSAYDAIGAGQSRVDFIGVEYGFGFKNAREIEDYRPVFIAHFVDDLIQFFDHC from the coding sequence ATGAAAGAATACACTGCGATTATTTTCGATCTGGACGGCACTCTGCTCGATACCTCCGAAGGTATCTACAACGCTGTCCGTTCCACTGAGAAAATAATGCATTTTACCCCCGTCGATGACACGACGCTTCCAGAGTATGTAGGTCCGCCCACTCTTTTTTCCTATAAAAAACACTACGACATCGACGACGATACCGCCAAAAGAGCCGTTGTCCACCATCGCAAATACCAGAGTGAGCAGGGCGTAAAGGAAGCGCGCCCATATGACGGTATGCCGGATTTACTCGCAATGCTGAAAGAGTCCGGTCATAAACTGGGGGTCGCTACCCTCAAACGCCAGGATATTACTGAGGCGACGCTGGAAGCTGCCAATATGCTGCACTGCTTTGACTCTGTCAGGGGCATCGACATGGCTGAGTCTCTGACAAAATCTGATATCATCAATCTGGTTCTCGAGGATCTCAGTGTCAAACCGGAAAACGCTGTTTTGATCGGTGACAGCGCCTACGACGCCATCGGGGCCGGACAGAGCCGTGTGGATTTTATCGGCGTTGAGTATGGTTTTGGGTTTAAAAATGCCCGGGAAATCGAGGACTACCGCCCTGTTTTTATCGCACATTTTGTCGATGATCTCATCCAGTTTTTTGACCATTGTTAG
- the uvrC gene encoding excinuclease ABC subunit UvrC, whose translation MYDRNKLKDIPQNPGVYLMKNAAGDIIYVGKAINLRNRLRQYFQNSKNLTPKTVTLVSHICDIETIVVDSELEALILECNLIKEHRPKYNILLKDDKSYPYVKVTLEDEYPKVVMTREHKKDGGKYFGPFTSSFAVKKTIEAIGKLYPLRRCNRKVAYGEKNGRPCLNYYIGQCCAPCQGNVPKEEYMAYISDILSILNGKDKELVSTLEEKMSEASQNMDYELAAKLRDQIYGIQHIVEKQKIIVSNQQDQDIIAFAKDEDLACVQVFNVRDGKMLGRDHTFLEGVEESTPEDIMTTFVKQYYSSKPFIPREIILGAPLLKDEESTIAQWLGELRGAKVVLTRPQKGQKSKMTRMVEENAELTLKQYELEKRQKEEKKKSRLDAFKDLLRMDHTPEKIEAYDISNISGTDNVGGMVVFQGGKPDKKAYRRFKIKSVDGQNDYASMQEMIFRRIERGIKEQNEGKDPKKSSFLPFPDVFCIDGGKTHVDAVRSILQMYPDVHIEVCGMVKDDHHRIRGIIYKDEEYPLKKSTPLCTFLSDISEEVHRYALGYHQTLRKKGMLESRLEEIPGIGKKRRELLMRHYGSLNNLKKTTLEELKTLPGMSDKTAQAVFDYFNDDENKTKSEEKRENK comes from the coding sequence ATGTATGATCGCAATAAACTAAAAGATATACCGCAAAATCCCGGCGTTTATCTGATGAAAAACGCTGCGGGAGATATAATATATGTCGGGAAAGCCATCAATCTGAGGAACCGGCTCCGGCAGTATTTTCAAAACTCCAAAAACCTGACGCCCAAGACAGTCACACTGGTATCTCATATCTGCGATATAGAGACCATCGTGGTGGACAGTGAGCTGGAAGCCCTGATTCTGGAGTGTAACCTGATTAAGGAGCACCGGCCAAAATACAATATCCTCTTAAAGGATGATAAAAGCTATCCTTACGTCAAGGTTACGCTGGAGGATGAGTACCCCAAGGTCGTTATGACCAGAGAACACAAAAAGGATGGCGGCAAGTATTTCGGCCCCTTTACCAGCAGCTTTGCGGTAAAGAAAACCATTGAGGCCATTGGAAAGCTGTACCCGCTGCGGCGCTGTAACCGTAAGGTGGCTTATGGAGAAAAGAACGGACGGCCCTGCCTCAATTATTATATCGGCCAGTGCTGCGCCCCCTGTCAGGGAAATGTGCCGAAAGAAGAATATATGGCCTATATAAGCGACATTCTTTCCATCCTTAACGGAAAGGATAAGGAGCTGGTCTCGACCCTTGAGGAAAAAATGAGTGAGGCCTCCCAAAACATGGATTACGAGCTGGCAGCTAAGCTGAGAGACCAGATTTACGGCATCCAGCATATTGTGGAAAAACAGAAAATTATTGTCAGCAACCAGCAGGATCAGGACATTATCGCGTTTGCAAAGGACGAGGATCTGGCCTGTGTTCAGGTTTTTAACGTCCGTGACGGAAAAATGCTGGGCAGGGACCACACCTTTCTCGAGGGGGTGGAGGAATCCACGCCAGAGGATATTATGACAACCTTTGTCAAGCAGTATTATTCCTCAAAACCTTTTATTCCCAGGGAAATTATTCTGGGTGCGCCGCTGCTTAAGGACGAAGAAAGCACCATTGCCCAGTGGTTGGGAGAGTTGCGCGGTGCGAAGGTGGTTCTTACCCGGCCCCAGAAAGGCCAGAAGTCAAAAATGACACGGATGGTAGAGGAAAACGCAGAGCTTACCCTCAAACAGTATGAGCTTGAAAAACGTCAGAAGGAAGAGAAGAAAAAAAGCCGACTGGACGCTTTCAAGGACCTGCTCAGAATGGACCACACACCGGAGAAAATCGAGGCTTATGACATCTCAAACATCAGCGGCACCGACAATGTAGGGGGGATGGTCGTTTTTCAGGGCGGCAAACCAGACAAAAAAGCATACCGACGGTTTAAGATAAAATCAGTAGATGGACAGAATGACTATGCCAGTATGCAGGAAATGATCTTCCGGCGTATCGAGCGGGGTATAAAGGAACAGAATGAGGGGAAAGACCCTAAAAAAAGCAGCTTTTTGCCCTTCCCGGATGTGTTCTGTATTGACGGCGGAAAGACCCATGTCGATGCAGTTCGAAGCATTTTACAGATGTACCCGGACGTTCATATTGAGGTCTGCGGTATGGTAAAGGACGATCACCATAGGATTCGCGGGATCATCTATAAGGACGAGGAGTACCCTCTGAAAAAATCCACACCGTTGTGTACTTTCCTGAGCGATATTTCAGAGGAAGTCCACCGCTACGCTCTTGGCTACCATCAGACGCTGCGAAAAAAAGGAATGCTGGAATCCCGCTTGGAAGAAATTCCGGGAATTGGAAAGAAGCGCCGTGAGCTGCTTATGCGGCATTACGGCAGCCTAAACAATCTGAAGAAAACAACATTGGAGGAGCTTAAAACCCTGCCGGGAATGAGCGATAAGACAGCTCAGGCAGTTTTTGACTACTTCAATGATGATGAGAATAAAACAAAATCTGAAGAAAAGAGAGAAAATAAATGA
- the hprK gene encoding HPr(Ser) kinase/phosphatase: MNEESLGCMNLAEFCKDLNLEEIYSPVDEFDLYDSGLNRPGLQLHGYYEYFDAKRIQIIGKVETSYLLSLDPKLREKRIDDFFSYDFPCVIICWDLPEAEIFEEAAKKHARILLRSKEKTSIFFYHLIDYIDRKTAPMISMHGVLVEVHGVGVLITGPSGIGKSETALELVKRGSTLIADDVVEVSNHQDRVLSGTAPEMLRYYMEVRGIGIIDVRTLYGAKAVKQSVEVDMVIKLENWDETSPYDRLGLDEETQDILGIEVPLVTIPVSGGRNLAVIIETAAINNRMKALGFRSAQIFCDKVAKHNEEVAEARKKQEEKEKKKALKEGQK, encoded by the coding sequence ATGAATGAAGAATCTTTAGGATGCATGAATCTTGCAGAATTTTGTAAGGACCTGAACCTTGAGGAGATTTACAGTCCGGTTGATGAGTTTGATCTTTACGACAGCGGTCTGAACCGTCCAGGACTCCAGCTTCATGGTTATTATGAATATTTTGACGCCAAGCGTATCCAGATTATCGGGAAGGTTGAGACCTCCTATCTGCTGAGTCTTGACCCCAAGCTTAGGGAAAAACGTATCGACGACTTTTTCTCCTATGATTTTCCATGTGTGATTATCTGCTGGGATCTGCCGGAGGCAGAGATTTTTGAGGAGGCGGCTAAAAAACACGCGCGTATTCTGCTGAGAAGCAAGGAAAAGACATCCATTTTCTTTTACCATTTAATTGATTATATCGACCGTAAAACAGCGCCTATGATCAGTATGCACGGTGTATTGGTTGAGGTTCACGGCGTGGGCGTTCTGATTACAGGCCCCAGCGGCATTGGCAAGAGTGAGACAGCCCTCGAACTCGTCAAACGGGGCAGCACCCTTATTGCCGATGACGTGGTGGAGGTCAGCAATCATCAGGACCGTGTGCTGAGCGGTACAGCGCCTGAAATGCTGCGGTATTACATGGAAGTCCGCGGCATTGGCATTATTGATGTGAGAACCCTGTACGGCGCAAAGGCTGTTAAGCAGTCAGTAGAGGTGGATATGGTCATAAAGCTTGAAAACTGGGATGAAACCTCCCCTTATGACCGCCTGGGTCTGGATGAGGAAACCCAGGATATTCTTGGAATCGAGGTACCGCTGGTAACCATTCCGGTTTCCGGAGGCCGAAATCTGGCTGTAATTATTGAAACCGCTGCGATCAATAACCGTATGAAGGCACTGGGATTCCGTTCTGCCCAGATTTTCTGCGACAAGGTCGCAAAGCATAATGAAGAGGTTGCGGAAGCGCGTAAAAAACAGGAAGAAAAAGAAAAAAAGAAAGCGCTTAAGGAGGGACAGAAGTGA
- a CDS encoding phosphatase: protein MRNYVLDGHTHTLACGHAYCTLMELVEAASRRGLEMFCLTEHGPEMPGSATAMFFANYRIIPPVINNVKVLKGMESNIMDKDGTIDVPEEFADRLEIVSASLHTPCIEPGSKADNTSAVLGAINNPLVDFICHLGNPTYELDYEAVLQEAKRKNTLIEINNGSFFIRHGSKPNCVAIAKRCKELDIPVILGTDTHFCTDIGYFPYADKALDEVEFPDELIINLDTKRLTDYLEAKGRKLFADPRKEAEELF, encoded by the coding sequence GTGAGAAATTACGTACTTGACGGACACACACATACATTGGCCTGCGGCCATGCCTACTGTACACTGATGGAGCTGGTTGAGGCCGCGTCCAGAAGAGGTCTTGAGATGTTCTGTCTGACTGAGCATGGACCAGAAATGCCAGGTTCAGCCACGGCCATGTTTTTTGCGAACTACCGGATTATTCCGCCGGTTATTAACAATGTGAAGGTTCTGAAGGGAATGGAATCCAACATTATGGATAAGGATGGAACCATCGACGTGCCGGAAGAATTTGCGGACAGGCTGGAGATTGTTTCGGCCTCTCTGCATACCCCCTGCATCGAGCCGGGTTCAAAGGCAGATAATACTTCTGCGGTCCTGGGTGCCATCAATAACCCGCTGGTGGATTTTATCTGCCACCTGGGTAACCCAACCTATGAGCTTGACTATGAGGCTGTTTTGCAGGAAGCCAAGCGGAAGAATACCCTCATCGAGATCAATAACGGTTCCTTTTTTATAAGACATGGCTCCAAGCCAAACTGTGTCGCCATTGCAAAGCGCTGTAAAGAGCTGGATATTCCGGTTATTTTAGGAACCGACACGCATTTTTGTACTGATATCGGTTATTTCCCATACGCCGACAAGGCGCTGGATGAGGTGGAATTTCCCGATGAGCTGATCATTAATCTGGACACCAAACGTCTGACTGATTATCTGGAGGCCAAGGGACGAAAGCTTTTTGCGGACCCAAGGAAAGAAGCTGAAGAATTGTTTTAA
- a CDS encoding DegV family protein, producing MSIKILTDSACDMPAEELEKYDVELMPLYVIEGEKTFLDGIEITPEVLYSKMRRGVHYKTSQIPYADFVKRFTELAEASVPFMYLSFSSGLSGTYQAAMLAKRDVLEKYPDADIEVLDTKAVTGGLGLIVHEIAEAAQNGASMEELVKLSSYYVAHIRHVFTVTDLEYLYRGGRLNKGTAIVGNMLKISPLLDVDENGELRQLDKARGEKKILKKMVEYIEEKGDKLGEQTIYITHADNMPLVESFVKIASKHFKTDNFKIMPLAPIIGTHSGPGTLAVFFFDEVK from the coding sequence ATGAGTATAAAAATATTGACCGATTCCGCCTGCGATATGCCGGCTGAAGAGCTGGAAAAGTATGATGTTGAGCTGATGCCTCTATATGTCATTGAGGGTGAAAAAACCTTTCTGGACGGGATTGAGATCACTCCTGAAGTGCTATACAGTAAAATGCGCCGGGGCGTCCACTACAAGACATCGCAGATTCCCTATGCGGATTTTGTAAAGCGGTTCACTGAGTTGGCAGAGGCGTCGGTGCCCTTTATGTACCTCAGCTTTTCGAGCGGTCTGTCTGGAACTTATCAGGCGGCAATGCTGGCGAAACGGGATGTGCTGGAAAAATACCCTGACGCGGATATCGAGGTGCTCGACACAAAGGCTGTAACGGGCGGTCTTGGCCTGATTGTACATGAGATAGCTGAAGCGGCTCAGAACGGTGCCAGTATGGAAGAGCTGGTAAAACTGAGCAGTTATTATGTAGCCCATATCCGCCATGTGTTTACCGTAACAGATCTGGAGTACCTGTACCGGGGCGGACGCCTGAACAAGGGAACTGCCATTGTCGGAAATATGCTTAAGATCAGCCCTTTGCTGGATGTTGACGAAAATGGTGAGCTCAGACAGCTTGACAAGGCGCGCGGCGAGAAAAAGATACTGAAAAAAATGGTGGAGTACATTGAGGAAAAGGGTGATAAGCTGGGCGAACAGACCATTTATATCACTCATGCAGATAATATGCCCCTGGTTGAAAGCTTTGTAAAGATAGCCAGTAAGCATTTTAAGACCGATAACTTTAAAATTATGCCGTTGGCCCCTATTATCGGTACTCATTCGGGACCGGGGACACTGGCGGTATTTTTCTTCGATGAAGTGAAATAA
- the prfA gene encoding peptide chain release factor 1 encodes MLEKLDFLSSKYQELNEKIADPDIIADQAQWQKLMKEHAHIEPIINRYNEYKKALEGIEESKEMLSDKSIDKDFEEMCKAELDELTERKAALEDELKVLLLPKDPNDDKNVIVEIRAGAGGSEAALFAGDLFRMFTRYAERQGWKSEIMNSNIPDIGGIKEITFSIEGRGAYSRLKYESGVHRVQRIPSTESGGRIHTSTATVAVLPEAEDVEIDINPNDLRIDVYRSSGNGGQCVNTTDSAVRITHEPTGMVVTCQDEKSQLKNKEKAMKVLKARLFEIEMQKQQSEIAENRKSQVGTGDRSERIRTYNFPQGRVTDHRIGMTVYQLEAFLDGEIDEMVDALITSDQAEKLKQQGE; translated from the coding sequence ATGTTAGAAAAGTTAGATTTTTTATCAAGTAAATATCAGGAGCTCAATGAAAAAATAGCAGATCCCGATATTATTGCCGATCAGGCACAGTGGCAGAAGCTCATGAAGGAGCATGCCCATATCGAACCGATTATCAACCGTTATAACGAATATAAGAAGGCTCTTGAGGGGATAGAGGAAAGCAAGGAGATGCTGTCCGACAAAAGTATTGACAAGGATTTTGAAGAAATGTGCAAGGCTGAGTTGGATGAGCTGACAGAGAGAAAAGCAGCCCTTGAAGATGAACTGAAGGTCCTGCTGCTGCCAAAGGACCCCAACGATGACAAAAACGTTATTGTCGAGATCCGCGCAGGCGCAGGTGGAAGCGAAGCCGCTCTTTTTGCCGGTGACCTTTTCAGAATGTTCACTCGATACGCAGAACGCCAGGGCTGGAAATCGGAGATTATGAACTCCAATATTCCAGATATCGGCGGGATTAAGGAAATTACCTTCTCTATCGAAGGGCGCGGAGCTTACAGTCGTCTGAAATATGAAAGCGGGGTTCACCGCGTTCAGCGTATTCCAAGTACAGAATCCGGCGGGCGTATCCATACGTCTACCGCGACAGTTGCCGTGCTGCCGGAAGCCGAGGATGTGGAAATTGATATCAATCCGAACGATCTGAGAATCGACGTTTACCGTTCCTCCGGAAATGGCGGCCAGTGTGTAAACACCACCGACTCCGCGGTTCGTATTACCCATGAGCCCACCGGAATGGTTGTAACCTGTCAGGATGAAAAATCCCAGCTGAAAAATAAAGAAAAGGCCATGAAGGTTCTGAAGGCCCGCCTTTTTGAAATTGAAATGCAGAAGCAGCAGAGCGAAATTGCTGAAAACCGTAAAAGCCAGGTGGGCACCGGTGACCGAAGTGAACGTATCCGTACCTATAATTTTCCGCAGGGCCGTGTAACGGATCACCGCATTGGCATGACTGTTTATCAGCTTGAGGCTTTTCTGGACGGTGAAATTGACGAAATGGTCGACGCACTGATTACCAGTGATCAGGCGGAAAAACTTAAACAGCAGGGTGAGTAA
- the pepT gene encoding peptidase T, whose translation MKTVVDRFLRYVQVDTESVPEADCFPSSEKQKNLAAILVEELREMGVEDARMDSYGYVYATVPPTTDKALPVIGLIAHMDTSSAVSGKDIKPRIVENYDGSDILLNEAQNIVLKTEDYPEILDYKGQDIIVTDGTTLLGADDKAGVAEIMTLCDYLMHNPVTHGTIKIAFTPDEEVGRGVNYFDVEGFGAAFAYTVDGGELGELEYENFNAASLKLTVNGVSTHPGTAKNKMKNALLMGMEFQKMLPACETPEHTEGYEGFYHLDQFEGTVEKAEMTYIIRDHDRAKFEKRKERAVKICDYLNELYGVGSFEYLLSDSYYNMKEKIEPHIHLVRNAEKAMKDVGIEPKVTAIRGGTDGARLSYMGLPCPNICTGGHNFHGRFEYIPVQSMEKVVALLKRLVEIYS comes from the coding sequence ATGAAAACAGTAGTAGACCGATTTTTGAGATACGTCCAGGTGGATACAGAGTCTGTGCCGGAAGCTGACTGTTTCCCGAGCAGCGAAAAACAGAAAAATCTGGCGGCCATACTGGTTGAGGAGCTCAGAGAAATGGGCGTGGAGGACGCGCGCATGGACAGCTATGGTTATGTCTATGCAACCGTTCCGCCAACAACGGATAAGGCGCTGCCCGTCATTGGGCTGATCGCCCATATGGATACCTCCAGCGCAGTGAGCGGAAAGGATATTAAACCCAGAATTGTCGAAAATTATGACGGGAGCGATATTTTACTGAACGAAGCGCAAAACATTGTTCTTAAGACAGAGGATTACCCGGAAATTTTAGACTACAAAGGCCAGGATATCATCGTGACAGACGGTACCACTCTTTTGGGCGCGGATGATAAAGCCGGCGTGGCTGAGATCATGACATTGTGTGATTACCTGATGCACAACCCTGTAACTCACGGAACCATAAAAATAGCCTTTACGCCGGACGAGGAGGTCGGACGGGGCGTTAACTATTTTGATGTGGAGGGCTTTGGCGCAGCATTTGCCTATACTGTGGACGGTGGTGAGCTGGGTGAGTTGGAATATGAGAACTTTAATGCAGCCAGTTTAAAATTAACCGTTAACGGCGTCAGCACTCATCCTGGAACAGCTAAAAATAAAATGAAAAACGCCCTGCTCATGGGAATGGAATTCCAAAAGATGCTGCCAGCCTGTGAAACGCCCGAGCACACAGAGGGCTATGAGGGCTTTTATCATTTGGACCAGTTTGAGGGAACCGTGGAAAAGGCGGAAATGACCTATATTATCCGTGACCACGATCGGGCGAAATTTGAAAAACGTAAGGAACGGGCAGTAAAAATCTGCGATTACCTCAATGAGTTGTATGGTGTGGGAAGCTTTGAATACCTTCTCTCAGATTCCTACTATAATATGAAAGAAAAAATTGAGCCGCATATCCATCTTGTCCGCAATGCCGAAAAAGCCATGAAGGATGTTGGTATAGAGCCTAAGGTGACGGCGATAAGAGGCGGTACCGATGGTGCGCGCCTGTCCTATATGGGGCTGCCGTGCCCGAATATCTGTACCGGCGGGCATAATTTTCATGGGCGTTTTGAGTATATTCCGGTTCAGTCCATGGAAAAGGTTGTTGCGCTCTTAAAACGTCTGGTGGAAATTTACAGCTAA
- the rfbD gene encoding dTDP-4-dehydrorhamnose reductase, with product MLENDRIWITGAEGQLGHTLYKTLEDAARDILTTDKDVDVTDLDGIMQYADINRPDVIINCAAMTDVRTCEDEPIQAYKVNALGARNLSIASRKIGAKIIQISTDDVFGGMSQKTYTEFDTPEPVTVYGKSKLAGEGFVRELNPRHLVIRSSWIYGQSGSNFVFWVLEMARKGEPFLVPNDQVGSPTSAVELAKFIVRLLSTREYGVFHAACEGVCSRFYFAKEILRLAGMENVPIDAAVSKKTSQFFPYPSYTVLENMMMYMTEVYQMPRWEEAIREFMETLRRDTVRKEGVYEKE from the coding sequence ATGTTGGAAAATGATCGTATATGGATAACTGGAGCAGAGGGGCAGTTGGGACATACGCTCTACAAAACGCTGGAGGATGCGGCGAGAGATATTTTAACAACCGACAAGGATGTAGATGTTACAGATTTGGACGGCATTATGCAGTACGCAGATATAAACCGGCCAGACGTGATCATTAACTGTGCGGCGATGACCGATGTCAGAACCTGTGAGGATGAGCCGATTCAGGCGTATAAGGTTAATGCGCTCGGCGCGCGAAACCTGAGTATTGCCTCGAGGAAAATAGGCGCTAAAATTATCCAGATATCCACCGATGATGTCTTTGGAGGAATGAGCCAAAAGACCTATACCGAGTTTGATACGCCTGAGCCTGTGACCGTGTATGGCAAATCCAAGCTGGCGGGCGAAGGCTTTGTGCGGGAGCTGAACCCGCGCCATCTGGTAATCAGGAGCTCGTGGATTTACGGGCAGTCTGGCAGTAATTTTGTGTTTTGGGTGTTGGAAATGGCCAGAAAAGGGGAGCCTTTTCTGGTTCCCAATGACCAGGTAGGCTCTCCGACAAGTGCTGTTGAGCTGGCAAAATTTATTGTCCGCCTGCTTTCAACCAGAGAGTACGGCGTCTTTCACGCTGCCTGCGAAGGCGTGTGCAGCCGCTTTTATTTCGCCAAAGAGATCCTGCGCCTGGCAGGTATGGAGAATGTACCCATCGACGCAGCTGTTTCTAAAAAGACCAGCCAGTTTTTCCCATATCCCAGTTATACAGTGCTGGAAAACATGATGATGTATATGACTGAGGTGTACCAAATGCCGCGTTGGGAAGAGGCTATCCGTGAGTTTATGGAAACGTTGAGGCGGGATACGGTAAGAAAGGAGGGCGTTTATGAAAAAGAATAA
- a CDS encoding dicarboxylate/amino acid:cation symporter, whose protein sequence is MKKNKGKKLGLTTWIFIALLAGAITGIVLHYLVPGGYIKDTVVINGVFYVLGNGFLRLMQMLVVPLVFCSLICGSAAIGDTQTLGKVGVKTIGFYIFTTAVAVTLAIAVASLINPGMGLDISSIQQAETTIAEKTSFADTLLNIIPKNPIQGLAEGNMLQVIVFALLIGIILAKLGEKADIVSNFFSQFNDIMMEMTTMVMKVAPIGVFCLIAKTFAGIGFNAFLPMLKYMAAVFLALGIQCFVVYQGMLKGFTGLSPITFIKKFLPVMGFAFSTATSNATIPLSIETLEREMGVSRKISSFTIPLGATINMDGTAIMQGVAVVFAAQAFGIPLGIPDYVTVIATATLASIGTAGVPGVGLITLSMVFNSVGLPIEGIALIMGIDRILDMARTAVNITGDAVCTTIVASQDKAVNRQVFYRKK, encoded by the coding sequence ATGAAAAAGAATAAAGGAAAAAAACTTGGGCTGACCACCTGGATTTTTATCGCGCTGCTGGCAGGGGCCATTACCGGGATTGTTCTTCACTATCTGGTTCCCGGCGGCTACATTAAGGATACAGTTGTTATCAACGGCGTTTTTTATGTGCTTGGAAATGGCTTTCTCCGGCTCATGCAGATGTTAGTCGTTCCTTTGGTGTTCTGCTCGCTGATCTGCGGAAGCGCTGCCATTGGGGATACACAGACCCTGGGAAAGGTGGGGGTTAAAACCATTGGCTTCTATATCTTTACTACCGCTGTGGCAGTTACTCTGGCCATCGCCGTTGCCAGCCTGATCAATCCTGGAATGGGCCTGGATATTTCTTCGATCCAGCAGGCAGAGACAACAATCGCTGAAAAGACAAGCTTTGCGGACACGCTGCTTAATATTATCCCGAAAAACCCTATTCAGGGTCTGGCTGAAGGAAATATGCTCCAGGTCATTGTTTTTGCCCTTCTTATTGGTATCATTCTTGCTAAGCTTGGAGAAAAGGCAGATATCGTCTCCAATTTCTTTTCCCAGTTTAACGACATAATGATGGAAATGACCACAATGGTCATGAAGGTGGCGCCGATTGGTGTTTTTTGCCTGATTGCCAAAACCTTTGCGGGAATCGGTTTTAACGCTTTTCTGCCCATGCTCAAATACATGGCGGCTGTTTTCCTGGCCCTTGGCATCCAGTGCTTTGTGGTTTATCAGGGAATGCTCAAGGGATTTACAGGACTCAGTCCCATCACCTTTATCAAAAAATTTCTGCCGGTTATGGGCTTTGCTTTTTCGACGGCAACGTCCAATGCGACCATCCCGTTGTCTATTGAGACACTGGAGCGGGAAATGGGAGTATCGCGCAAGATTTCCTCCTTCACCATCCCGCTGGGAGCGACCATAAACATGGATGGTACGGCCATTATGCAGGGCGTGGCAGTTGTTTTTGCTGCCCAGGCCTTTGGGATTCCTCTGGGGATACCCGACTATGTGACCGTTATTGCAACCGCTACGCTGGCTTCCATCGGAACAGCAGGTGTGCCGGGAGTCGGTCTGATAACCTTGTCCATGGTCTTTAATTCGGTCGGGCTTCCCATTGAGGGAATTGCCCTGATTATGGGGATCGATCGCATTTTGGATATGGCCAGAACAGCTGTTAATATCACAGGCGACGCGGTTTGCACGACGATTGTCGCCTCACAGGACAAGGCGGTAAACCGGCAGGTGTTTTACCGCAAAAAATAA